The sequence ttgttctcggtgcttccgagggatctactttccagattttatttacttcacaacagcgggtgttaagtgctgtgtggcggccgtaaaaagtcgccccgacttcatctcagtgttgttatattttctggtcgttcgggatcattgatttcaattcatttagatttgaagattgaatactgcttaagccggtgctagggggcgtgggcagtgttgctttttccattaacgcccatgaacagactcaatcaaaccgagtctgcaattttcactatttgccttgttctcggtgcttccgagggatctactttccagattttatttcccTGCTGGATATCAGAGCTTGTATTCATGTTGCTGAGTTCCAATGAATGTAGTCAAAATTACTTCTTCTGCAGGGTtacctttttttaaaatctgtgtATATACTTTCCTAGATTTGGTTTTCTAAGTTGCGTATTTCTGTCATGTTACATCTTTTGGTGCACGACACTTCGCCGAACATGAAACATCTTTTAATTGATATTCAGTTAACTGAGGcgtttttacaatattattttagaCGTAGTTATTGTACCTTCCGATGATTTTATGAGACGTTTATGCTAATCTTCTTTTTAAACCATaaataactggtgagaatattgtcAAGTGATTTTACACGtaagcctgtattgttagatagtAGATTGACATGAAACCCACGCGATGTTTACTCCAGTTTCTCCCACTATATATACAGTAGTATCACATTATTAAATGACCTATCTACTTGTCACATTTTTTTCACTTCTTTTGATTAGTCAGTATTCAAAACGGTAAATAACAAGTCATAAATAGAATTCTTACCCTGTAAATTGCATGACCCGTCCATGCATTGTTTGTAgcatttactttcttttttcaatatcCGCTCACCTCTCTGTCTGAAATAGTATAAAGTTAGCTTGATTCTTTGCTTGAGATGAATGTTAGAAAtggataagataagataaaaaaaagtatttttgagtTTGCAAGGCATTTGAAAATAGCACAATGTCAGAAAGGCTATATCCACATCGTTACTTTCCGCCGCAATGaacatttttgttcatttgtttcttttcacacaaataaacctttttttctttaatgatgGCGGCCTTCCGGTTCCTTGTCTTTTAGTATGGCTCTCATTGGAACTTGCGGATAAAGGAGGAAATTATTGATAAAAGTGTTCATGTATTAAGAATGTGAGATATTGCAATAATGGCTTATTTAATGGACATGACTCTGGTGTTATCGCATCATCAAAGGAACtacaaattgaaaacagtatggaTAAGACAATTAGGTGACTAGGAAAAACAAATAATTACTgggttttttcccccttttatgTGCCAGAAGATAAACGCAAGCATACAAATATTTCCCAAGATGAACTTGCATGCTTAAAGGGCCTGTCTCATGACCCAAGTATAATTATCAAAAAAGCTGATAAATCTGGTTCAGTAGTAGTTATGAATAGAGAAGACTATGTAAAAGAAGTTCAACGGCAATTGGATAATGATCAATATTATGAGAAGGTACAAACTGACTTCTCACCTGCAGCTATTCAGAACGTTATCAAATGTGTCGAAGAAATTGAAAACATCGAACCTAACATTAGGAATGAATTTGATGTTTTTCCAGAAAATCTGAGGACCCCACAATTTTACATACTGCCAAAAAGCCATAAAACTTTTGATGATAATCTACCTCTTGGATACCCTGGCCGACCTATTGTGTCTGCATATGATTCATGCACGGATCATATATCTAAATACGTTGACCATATTCTGCAACCATTTGTGCAGTCCCTGCCGTCGTATATAAAAGACACAAATGATTTTATTACAAAGCTTAAACAGCATAAACTAAGCAACCATAAAACATTTCTAGTTACATTGGATGTTAATTCTTTGTATACAAATATCCCACACACTGAAGGTATAGAAGCATGcaaatattttttggaaaaaagtaaCTATAATGGTAGATTGTCAGTGGACAGTGTATGTAAACTTATACAAACTGTATTAGAAAACAACTTCTTCAagtttaataatgataattatctacAAAAAACTGGGACAGCTATGGGTAGTCCCATGGCTCCATCTTTTGCTTCCTTATTCATGGGTAAACTTGAACAATCTTTTCTTAATAGTTGTGAGTTGAAACCGGATGTTTGGTTTAGATTcttggatgatattttcatgctCTGGAGTCATTCTTTAGATGAGCTTAAGAAATTTATTGAGTTGTTAAATACAGTTCATCCAATGATTAAGTTCACATATAACATATCTGAATCTGAAGTATCATTTTTAGATGTAGATGTTAGTATAGATGATGAACATAACATCAGCACCAATGTACATGTCAAACCTACCAATATTCACCAGTATGTTGATTATAGTTCGTGCCATCCTAAAGCATGTAAGGATggtataccttacagtcaagcTAAACGGTATCGCCGAATATGTTCTGATGAGAATCAATTTTTTGGTAATATCGAACAGCTTCGGCAACACTTCCTTGTTAGAAACTACCCAGAGTCTGTTATTAATACAGCATTTGAGAAAGTTATGTGTATGTCACAAGATGATGCACTTAGAGCCTCTGTAAAACAAGATCAAAATATTGTGCCTTTTGTAGTTGAGTACAACACATCTCTTCCTAATATTGGCAACATTATTAACAAATACTGGGATTTACTTCAGCTGTCAGATAATCCTgctgttaaaatgttacatttgtgtaATCCTACCATGGCTTTTAAACGTCCTAAGAATTTGAAGGACATTCtagttaaaactgactttcatatgTTGTCTGATGTTAATTTTACTTCGTCTAAATGTAATCGTTCAAGATGTTCACATTGTTCTTACATTACTGAAAGTGATAGTTTTAATAGCTTTCAGTGTAAGAAAACTTTCAAGCTTAAGAATAATGCAACTTGTAAAAGTTCAGATGTAATATATCTAATCACATGTAAGAAGTGTAAAATGCAATATGTAGGCCAAACTAGCCAGCAAGTTTCAAGACGCATGAATAAACATCGTTTtgatattacaagttttatcgatcctgcattttctagtcatgtagcaattcattttaatcaaaatggtcatagcttaaatgactttagctttatgcctattgatgttatCCATGATGATATGAGGAGGCTTCTAAAGGAAACTTACTGGATGCACAAACTAGATACTATTTTTCcaaaaggaatgaattcaaaagtaatgtatattttttcataaatttcttcACTTCattgtgttttctgttatgtaacacaaactgtggttttcttaatgtcagttagtactgtttttgctggtattttcttttttggtctataacacaatttacccagtgatttcgtatctttgtgatcctgtacttactgttattatgattattaacattattgttttaaataatgtctataatcttactatgtatttagtataaccacttttaattttacttttgtcataatatactttaaacagtactttagatatacatttgtgtaaacattatgtagcctattgtacattgtaattttaacgccaaaacgtttgtaacgtaacgtcatcttttatgacgtcatatattcatgacgttgtttatttcatatcatatttgtttacttcctgaagaagactaataaaaatagtcgaaacgttgaatgaaaatggagttagctttgtaattctcctgttcccAGAAATGTTGGGGAAATCTTACGTGGGAAAAAAggagaaaaacagaaaaaaaaccctattgcaattactTTACTCCTCTACGTCATTTAAAATAGAGAGGAAAAAATAGATACATGTTTTTGCCCTAGGTTTTTGCATTATGTTGAAGTCAACAAAGATGCAGAGagaatacaaaatacaaaacagcTTTGTAGGAGTTAGGCAAAACTTAACTTCTAAAATAATGGGATAGTGGTGCACTAAGTTGAAGGGGAGGCTATGTAGTTAATAATTCTTTACTTTTGTCAGCAATCAGAAAAACCGGTACAAAAGTTACAAGAGTGGACATTTATATTACACCGAGGGAAATGCGCATAAACAAGCATGTTTATTGCCAAGCAAATACCACCGAAATGGAACATTTGACACTGGAAATATTGAAAATGGCACCAAGACGACAATCATATTCTCATAAGTTCGAAAGCAAATGGAGCACAACTATTGTggtaaatgaataataaataaaaagggaGGTGAAGTAGACCCTACACATCTTCTACACAAGTTAAacttatttgaaacatttttgaattaatGCATTAAATTTGTTTAGAAATTCTATATTAGTTATGACTTTCACAAGAAATACATTACAATTGCGTCGCAATTGATTTTATCTGCCACTTGCGTACGACACCTTCTCAATTTGTGTAATATATGTGTGAAACTTATTTTATTCCTCAGTTTTCGGTGGATAAAAACTTGTACCAAGAAAAAATACCATTCAGATGCTAATCAGTTCAGTCAGATCAATAATGATGATAActgatatttattaaatttttcatagtCAAAAACTAAAATTGCAATACAGTGTCAGTCCGTTTGGAACCTTTTTTCTGGTAAAAACTCAACAGGATTTTGTTTAGCTTCCTTTAAACTGTTTAAATATGCGAGGAATTCCGTTGGTAAGCGATGGGTTGTGGAATTGAACTTAATAATTTTAAGGTGAAAATTGAGGCAACCTAAATTTCTGTAGAAAATTATAATAAGAGTTTCCGTATAATGtgttataaaaaattatttatttcaccCCCTATCACAAACATCCCAACCCGTCCTGAAACATCGTAAACGGGCTGCGATCTGGCTAGATTGTTTGTACTTTGGCCGAATAATACCGTTTGTAAGCAGTCCAAGCCCGTCTGTAGTCAGATTAAAGCGGCTCCTAACTAGTCCTACCTCGTTTCGAGTACGTCAAATACGTTCTAACTAGTTTGTAACTAAGTCTTGACAACTTGTTCACAGACAGTTTAACTCGTTTTGTTTACGTCCTCACCTCGTCCCTAGTACGTTCAGAACGGTCTCGTCTGACGGCTATAAAAATCCATCACGTTTTGTCTGTTCTTTTTGTCGTTTGTATCACCAAGCTCTCAAgctaaacaaaagaaaaaacacagTAATTGGCAAGTATCAATATGCGTCCAAAGAAATATGGAGCCAAACAGAACAGTAAAGGACCCAACGTATAATAGCTCCTGCACAACAGAAGCCGACACAAAGCCTCCTGAACCAGCCCCTGAATGAAAAAGACGAGAGGAAAAGCGTTGTAGTTTGTCCCCTGCACCTTGTGACGACTCTGTCTCAAAGTCTGAGGATGGAGGACAGAGTCAGAAACCAAAGAAGAAAAAAGCGAAGACATACACCCATCTTCCGGCTTCTTGTGCCCAAATGTTGAACCTGTTCGACTACGCCCTGTATGTATACCCTACATTGTGTAATTGTACTGCAGACAGGATCGACGTTATAGGAACTACGAACAAACGTAATAAATGTACTTAGAACTGTATAGAAACGTATAGTCCGAGAGCTCACTGACTTTTATTGAAACAAtggaggccaaaagaagtttatacatttttggaaacaatatttcatatcctccgtaaaacccatttcttaagtgtcaaagccgtgcctatctatattttgttcacttatgtttgtgatatgggaggtaaaactcacttgtaaaaatattagggggtagggtaaagtttacgtctacaagttttttcactgattaattacagtaattatctgattgtcagtaaatgtatatatgaacaacaatgacagcaataagaaattcattagaaaggactgaagggcaaactagatattcaaggtcaaagttcagatttatgttaaaatcacaaaaattggcacatttgaaatttatttttattcttaaaaaatagtttgttatcataagtcactcatctttatttatgtaatgcgtatatatcagccaaaatcagaaatgcaaattttattgcaaaaaagtcaaggtcaaccttgataattgaaggtcaaagttcattttcatgcaaaaatatgaaaattattgccttaactttttttaatcagttatatatgttttcacatttttagtcaatgaagttaattcgttttaatgtttgtatgtcagatAAAGTcaccagtgcagatgtaacccccaaaatgccaagagtaaagcttatatcaagggtcaaaggtcagatttgtgtgaaaaatggcatgaatagcttcctgtttgaaatataacacatgtgttttaatcattataagtaactgctcgtgatttattttaatgtatatatgtctcacaatgccagttataaagatatcgtctaaaatcagacaagttcaaatgtaatattaagggtcaaaggtcattttcaagtaaaagaatgaaataaaaaagctctttaacttttctcattgttaacaatatcttgtcgatattagtccaTGATATCAGctcattttaatatgtaaatgttaggcgatgtctggtatgcacaaataatttcaaaacattcaagttcaaccataatatgaaaggtcaaatgtcaaaaagtgagtaaaatgttgcaataatatcacctatttgtaacaatttttattgttttaaatgtatttgttttgtcatttcagtaactgatcgttgttcattttactgtaaatatgtCAGgagatgtcatggaagagaaagtatgtcaaggtcaaacctggtattaaagatcaggggtcatttttgtgtaaaagatcaaaatgtagcatacttactcatttctttgtttaaaaatagcttcttgttataattcacttttaGCAAAGGTTAGGTTTTCCCTAAAAGGTCAAAGCCAACCCTTTTatcaaaggttaaaggtcaaatttgtgtgaaaattcgctAAAACAGCATGTTtgtaatgatttttctttattgttttaggtatttttgtcaacacagtaactgatcattattcattttaaagtatatgtaacagatgatatcattcttccttgattatgaaaaattagtcaaggtcaaacctgacattaaaggtcaagggagagggtcttcaagaaactcgccattatgaaaaaaggcttgaacaagttggggagcaaatCAAAAGATCCTACGgtaagtctacacaggcaccgtacggcccatagcatagcacgcatccacctcatgggtaactgcttccaaaaccagtaaagataaactagaCAAGGTTAAAAATTTAGGCCTGAGgataaacaactccaataaaagaaatggaacagacagccaaccttgagccattagagatatgacgagagtacaaagcccttgtgcTGGCAGAGAAGGaaaagagactaccatcacacccactccactcaaaactcgagagcagaaccaagaacagactgattcgacagagtctcaaccatatcgtcaaaggacTGGAGAAAGGAAAAACAGCAGCACTAGAtgcagaggcagagccgcttgtgcccggtgaatgggttcctagacaatgcGCTCCAAAGATCAAATTGgtggtgccaggagtagaagaaaatggaaaacaacaccaggctcaccaacaatctcttacgctagaaatgatcaatgaccgctatccagcacactcttggatccaagcatatacaaaatggatcagtggaaaaagcagttcagaatgctgggagtggtgcctacatcaaatttccagaacaaaatataaataggCATGGCTTTGACACTAGATGCGGCAGTGAACTGCACCggttctgcaggtcgctggcattTCCCCACAGCTCATATGGGATGTCTGTGGACCACACTTTCTGGCGTACTTCTTCCAGATAGAAACCGCTCTGCAGGATGTGTAATGGTATTTGTTCCTCTGATACGCACTGGCATTTTGGTGTCTTTGCAACACcccgcttcttcatatgttttctcaagCCACAGTGTCCAGTGCACTAAAGGAGGATAGTTGTTTGGCTTTCTCGGAAATTTGCTTGTGCAGACCGTTATTATTGGGCAGGTAGCCGCCATCAAATTATGTTTTCTAGTCTGACGCAATCTATTCTTTAGCAGAATCTGagattctctgtatgaagttggaggttttGGGGCTGTATTTTTGGTGCTTCCTTTGCAAAAGTTCGTCCGCAGCTTCATTTTCGGCTATGCCCACATTTTCAGCAGCTGTCTCGTTaagatgtctgatggacctgctgagagagcctgaagagctcacttggagtctgttaggaaaacaatattttgacccttttctcctcgctcatacagttgggGTGTGGCCGAAATGGGGGCTAGCGTCTCGGCTCTAATGTTGGagaatctcttgccgactggatgacaGAGTGTGAgagaatttgatgtaggcaccattcccagcattctgaactgctttttccactgatctatcggtatatgcttggacccaagagtgtgctggatagcggtcattgatcatttctagcgtgaAAGATTGTTGGTGAGCCTGATGTGGTTTTCCCTTTCTTTACTCCTGGCACTCAATCtatctttggagcacattgtctaggaaccaTTCACCGGGCACAAGCGGCCCTTCTCTGTGTCCAGTGCTTCTGCTTTTCCTTTCTGCAgtcctttgacgatatggttgagactctgtcgtttcagtctgttctttgttctgctctcgagttttgaataGAGTGGGTGTGAttgtagtctctttgccttctctgcctgcctatgggctttgtactctcgtcttgtctctaatggcaCAAGGTTGGATGtctttttcatttcctttattggagttgtttacaTTGCTCAAAGACTTatcctcaggcctgaattttgaacgttgtccagtttatctttactggttatagaagcagttacccatgaggtggatgcTTACTCTGCTATGCCGttcggtgcctgtgtagacttgccgtatgatcttttcatttgctccccaacttgttcaagccattttttcataatggcaagtttcttgaagacgCTCTCCTTTGACCTTGAATGTCAGGTTTGACACTgactattatttttataattaaggaAGATTGTTAtcacctgttatatatactttaaaatgaataatgatcagttactgtGTTGACAAAAAAaacctaaaacaataaagaaaaatcattgcaaaagtgctgtttttctgaattttcacacaaatttgacctttgacctttgataaaaaggACTGGCTTCGACTTCTTAGGAcaaaacctacattgctgaccttgcttgacatgtatacattaaaataaatttctaacagtgaattattacAAAAAGCtatttatgaacaaattaatgagtaagtatgctacattttgatcttttacacaaaaatgacccctgacctataataccaggtttgaccttgacttattttcacTTCATGACTTCGTCTgagatatatacagtaaaatgaacaacgatcagttactgaaatgacaaaacaaatacatttaaacaataaaaaatattacaaataggtgatattactgcaacattttactcactttttgacatttgacctttcatattatggttgaaCTTGATTGTTtcgaaattatatgtgcataccagacattgcctaacattaatacattaaaatgaacagatATCATTGACTAGATCGACAGGATATtgtcaacaaagagaaaagtaaaagagctttatttttcattatcttacttgaaaatgacctttgacccttaatatttcatttgaacttgtctgcctTTAGACGATATCTTCTTTattgacattgtgagacatatatacattaaaataaaccacgagcaattacttataatgatgaaaacatatctgttatatttcaaacaggaagctattcgtgcaatttttaacacaaatttgacctttgacctttgatattagctttactcttggcagtttggggttacatctgcactggtgactttgcctgacatacaaacattaaaacgaattaacttcagtgactaataatgtgaagacatattaaacagattaaaagaAGGTTAAGATaataattttcacagttttgcatgaaaatgaaccttgaccttcaattatcagggttgaccttgactttttgcaatacaatttgcatttctgattttggctgatatatacacattacataaataaagatgagtgacttatgataacaaactattttttaagaataaaaataaatttcaaatgtgccaatttttgtgattttaacataaatctgGCCTTTGATCTtaaatatccagtttgcccttcagtcctttttaatgaatttcttattgctgtcattgtttgacaattatacatttactgacaataagatagttactgtaattaaacagtgaagcaacttgtagacgtaaactttaccctaccccctaatatttttacaagtgagttttacctcccatatcacaaacataagtgaacaaaatatagataggcacggctttgacacttaagaaatgggttttcatggaggatgtGAAATACTGTTtctaaaaaagtataaacttcttttggccttaattgttgcaataaaagtccgtgagctctcgacCAGTATTGCAAACTTAGTATTTTGTTTTCATCGTACTCACACGAAATAACGACGCACTAAGGATTTAATGCGGTCAGTTAAGTATTTCTGTGAACGGTTTGAACGAGCTACAAACGGCTCCGGTCGGTGTGTACACGAACTGAAATTTACGTCCAATCGCATTACGTCATACCACGTCTCTAGTACGATTGAAGTACGGCAGTTCAGTTCTTAGTACGTCCATATCGTTTTAAGTACGTCATCAGTCCGTGTAACTGCAGGACGGGATGATCGGCACAAAATTTTAAGCaggctcaaagttctggagcaccaTTCCCGTTCAACGGCGTCCGagccagtccataaagttcttagacaAACAGTAGAACGTCGCTACTTCGTCTGTTCCGTTGGCACACGGCTTGAGCCCGTTCGGCTACATTTTTAGAACGAATTGAAAGCGAACTTGTTGTGACTGGGGTAAACCGGCTTAACTGCAGTGAGAACGTGGCGATCTTTTAACACGACGTTGTAACAacataatatgtatttatttgtgtATTTACAACAGCTATCTATGCTGAATGAAGGTGTGTCatttaacatgttcatttctcatatgtaatagaaatattggtATGACTTAGTAACTGAAAGTGGCCTGTTAAAATCACAAATCAAGTTATGTGACTATGTTGTTAATTGAGACAAGGACTATAGAGTCCTTTAAAACTGTGTAAACACATTATGTTATCACAATTATTTGCTAATGAACAACAAACAAACTATCacaattatcattattgttattatacatACTTCCATATAAGATGTCAGGAATTAAACATTATTGTACGTAACATTGGATTAGAGTGAAGGAACAAAATATATATGGAAAATGTGATCGCAGACATCTCTCTCAGTTATCAAATTTTGCTAATTAGAGATGTATAAATATCAAAGCCAACCGATGATCGAAAGGTCATGTCCATCTATACACTGCACTCTTGTGTTTTTGGTCGCACGGGCCCATAAACGCGCAACActgcatttatttgtttatgatcACAATAACGATAAACACATCAGTCTACGATTGCCATAATCATAGACGCACGTGGAATATGCACATCTATACCTTGCACCCATTGTGTTTGTGGTCGCAATAAACGCGCAGCACTGCACATATTTGTTTATGATCGCAATAACCATAAAAGCATAAATCTATGATCGCTTTAATCATAGACGCACATGAAATATGCCGATCTATACTCGCATTCATTGTGTTTATGGCTGCAATGGAAGAAAACGCGCAACATTGcacatatttgtttataatcgCAATAATCATAAACAGTTCATGGTATATGCCCAGGGAAAGCAAAAATACTACAACATTTCTTTCCTTCTCACACCAAGGTGTTAATTAGGTTCTTACTGAGAGCATATGATTGCTAGCAATTAGCTTGATTATAAAGTAAGTCAGCACCACAGCAACTATACTAATTAATCTTATGTTATTATGTTTGTACAGATACATGTCCGCTTGCTGCCTTTTATTCTGTTTATCACGGTATCAACAACCCCAAACAGGGAAATGAAAAAGATTAGACTTTATACTAAACATGACCAAAActtttttatatacaatgtataaataattttgaccTTGAAAGCATTATCATAAATTGTTGCAAAGTGACAAGATAGATTTTATTACAGTCGTCTTAATTTTTCACCCCACATAGTTatcattttaaaggcactgacctacagattttggctaaaaataatctttcttcaaaattgaagtttggtcaaacTACGGATATTAGAATATGACTttatgtttctaaactatctcaaaaatgccaaataaagaaaacaaaaggaCGCCACATCGGGAATCGAGCCAGGACCGCCGCAGCAATAAAAGTCTGCCATCGTTACCACTTAGTAACCGAAGTAAGATTTAAAgcagaaagaaatatacaacacaaTATGAGACAGCAGAGCCGGTGTAACGTTGAAAAATAACCCCAAAAAATAATGACCCACCGAtcattatttcatatagaataatgaccccttttctataaaatactgactccccccgccgccccccacccccaccttaTCTATTACTAACATACTCTTTATCATTTCAAGTCACTGTCGTATTTCTATTGCTtatatatgttgttgttgttgtttctgctgctactgctgcgtCTACAGCTGACACAACAGCAGTATATCTTAGAGGCCCCGCTAAGAAAAAAACGTACATCtactgaaaaatgaaatttaaaagggtttttatttGAATAATCATTGTTGTACATGAAGAGAAATATTACAATAATAGAAGATATACCAAAGTCATTATAAGGTTACTATAGAAATAGAGAGAACCGATATTTAGGCTGGAGGATAATctggttttgtttacaaacagtgtattatcatcttttattagtCACCTGAAATGATTCTGGTCATGTTTTCTTGCTAGCAATTGAGATCatcctttagaaataaagcaaaagCATCACCATACAAACTTTGGTGAGAGATTTGACCTACGGAAAATGATTCAAACCACTTGTCACTTACAGTGATTTTGCTTAGGTATTTGGTTGGAGTTGCCGAGTGGCAAAGGTCGTTGACTCCTAATCCAGCGGCGCGGGTTCGATACCCGGGCGGGGAAGCTGGAAATTATGAAACACAtgtttcccactcaactagaggAGTTCTGGTAAGCAAACCAGCGTTACTGGATTAAAAACCAGGCATCCTCGCCGCCTAAAAACTAGCCAATTCTGGCTATCTTAAAGAGGGTGTTAAATTAAactgaatatgaataatatggatatgaacaaatttatgaaatggaAAATAAGGGTCTTACCGTGAtctttttttcacaaacagcaaTAACATTAAGATTTTGTAACGTTGATACTTGTGTTACCTCGGATGATGTTTAGTGATGCACGCGATGCAAATATATGTTTCTACCGCagtttgtgaaatattttatattaaatagagaaaagtggaaacttcacatgtcgctta is a genomic window of Mercenaria mercenaria strain notata chromosome 18, MADL_Memer_1, whole genome shotgun sequence containing:
- the LOC128550587 gene encoding uncharacterized protein LOC128550587, which codes for MNREDYVKEVQRQLDNDQYYEKVQTDFSPAAIQNVIKCVEEIENIEPNIRNEFDVFPENLRTPQFYILPKSHKTFDDNLPLGYPGRPIVSAYDSCTDHISKYVDHILQPFVQSLPSYIKDTNDFITKLKQHKLSNHKTFLVTLDVNSLYTNIPHTEGIEACKYFLEKSNYNGRLSVDSVCKLIQTVLENNFFKFNNDNYLQKTGTAMGSPMAPSFASLFMGKLEQSFLNSCELKPDVWFRFLDDIFMLWSHSLDELKKFIELLNTVHPMIKFTYNISESEVSFLDVDVSIDDEHNISTNVHVKPTNIHQYVDYSSCHPKACKDGIPYSQAKRYRRICSDENQFFGNIEQLRQHFLVRNYPESVINTAFEKVMCMSQDDALRASVKQDQNIVPFVVEYNTSLPNIGNIINKYWDLLQLSDNPAVKMLHLCNPTMAFKRPKNLKDILVKTDFHMLSDRSHTYMEDTYLHGGYSHARRILSYIEDSYLHGGYSPTEESYLYGGYVLTRRILTCTEDTLLHRGFLFARMILSYRGVILIWRIRTYTEDTHM